The sequence CTCTAAGGtaaggagaaaaaggaaaatgtgtacacaaacacaacacgTCTCTTGAGACTCAAAAAGCCATTTATTTAGCTCTCAAAACTATGAGGGTGGCAGTTAAATGTCACTTCTACagcttattttatttacatgttttctAAATCAGTACTTACTCTGCTATGGTTGGCCTGGTAACAAAAATGCAGTCTTGTCATTCAAAGAAATATCATTACTGACTTTTTCTACTGctcgtcttcctcctctccaCTGTGCATGACAATCTCTCACAACATAGAGTACTGACACCCTGTTATTACTCCAGCACCTTCACACCACCTCTGTCACTCACATCCACCTCTCTCTGTCCACTAAGTGTTGTGTCACTCTTTCCTCCTCACCAATGGCAAACTTTGAGTTTTCTCTGCTAACTATCAAACTGTTGCTTCCTCGATCACAACGCCCCCAGGTCATGGCAGGATCTGGACTTTTGTCTCAGGAACTTTCCCACTTCTCGCTCCCGCGGGTACCGCGGCATCAGGTTGGACAGGAAACGTTTGGCCCGCGAAGTGATGCTCTCTCGTTGACCGCCGCTCATGTCTTCTGCACTGGCACCCGGGGGCCACGGGGACTGGCCTCTTGCTAGTCGCACGGCACACTCCAGGAGCTCTAGTGTGCGGTGGTCCAGGGAGGCGGAGATCTCCACATAGAGACCATTGAAAAGAGCAGCACTGGACATGGCCTCTGATGGAGAACAAAGGAAGGAAGGAATGAAAAAGCAAGAGAAAGAAAGTTCTTTTGTCAACATCTTGACAAGCCAAAATACATTCAAAGTGTAACAATGTAAACAATTCTTTGTTGGATGATTAAactcacacatttaaaaaacacaacaatctgGAAATAAATGACAGACTGTGTCAGTGGGAATTTTTGAAGTGAAGATgaaaaattaagtaaaataCATTTGTCTTATTGAAACTAAAAGATCACTAAACCTTATGGAACCCACAGAGACTTaacaaataccattttattgaacagatttcatttaacccttgtgctatcttaaatgacccccccccccttacattgacgtgttctcccttccatgacaaaggtggataaaggtggaaagatttcatgtaatccatggacaccagtgaagatcacaaatcactgaagaaaaaaggttcagagcactgtctagtgggtctagatgacccaactcccaatgttaaagtgcctaggatagcacaagggttacagacccactccaaaataatgtttttcccctttttctgaCGATTGAGGACAAtgagtatataaaaaaaattcagattaaaattgcatttctgagtatttctttattcaaatcgatgtgaattgggagcagacggacagatggaaaaagtttgtagttgtGACATATAACCAACAATAGCAAGccccaagctccctgctctgctgtgttctgatgagtTCTttggcagacaaatagatccatgaccGTCTTTgatttccccgtctgagctggcatgaaCTGTACGCAGGAAGAGAAGACCGTTTGGAGAAGAGGAAGTGAGATGAATGCTGAAATCACAGGTgtcctttttaacccttgtgctatcttagatgaccccacccttacattgacgtgttctccctaccatgacaaaggtggataaagttggaaagatttcatgtaatccatggacaccagtgaagatcacaaatcatcgaagaaaaaaggttcagagcactgtctagtgggtctagatgacccaaatcccaaagttaaagtgcctaggatagcacaagggttacaagaaaaacaacaacttgatTTTAGAATCAGCGCCATGATAGTACACCTGTTTTATTGAAGCCTAACTTTAGTTATTCCTGTCACAAAGACATTGAAGACACTTGCACATATTGTGTTTTGATTAAATTTGTAAACCGTCTCAATCCGCTGCAGGGCTTGTCAGGAACAGATAAAGCAATTGTAGAAAAGATAAACATCAGTGATTGTGgctcttccaacaagctccagCTGAATATGAGAAATTAAGGAAATGAAGACATCCCTCAAAACATTTTAGTGAGTGCCTGAAGCAAGATAAGCCATTGCAAGAAAGATGAGCCTTCTGCATGTAGAAAGAGCACTTTAAAATGCTTGCAATTGTAAAATGTGCAGAAATGCGTGCAGTTCCCTTTCAGTGATGTAGTATAATGCAGCAGTATTTATTGCAGACACAGCTGTtgacataaaaaatgggaagaaaagaaaaaagatgaagtcTGTCATTTGAATAAAAGCAGAATGTTTTAATGCCATCAGATTCTTTTGATCAAAGACAGAGAAACTCAGGTGTTGGTTCTTCGGGTGTCAGGAACCCTTTTTAAACCAAGCCTGGGGTTGTGATGGGTATAGCGGCACATTCTctgtgtgggaggaaaccaTGTGGAGAATAAAAGAACATTGTCCAGAAATTGTTTTAAGTTGTCCTGCTATTATTAGCAAAGATGTACAGACATGTTGACCAAAGATGAACCAAAGCAGTTTAGCCTCAGACAAAGTagatcttcttttttgtttttgtatacaGAGGAAACACTTGGCAGTCAAATGTTCTGTAATCAGCAGATCAATATTTCTATTAATTTCCCTAACTGTGGAACCAAAAGTAGAGCAGtcacttgtaacccttgtgctaccctaggcactttaccattgggagttgggtcatctagacccactagacagtgctctgaaccttttttcttcaatgatttgtgatcttcactggtgtccatggattacatgaaatctttccacctttatccacctttgtcatggtaggagaacacgtcaatgtaagggtggggtcatctaagatagcccaagggttaaataactttaaagaccaagtgtcatttgtacagttaaccagACCCTCCAGATGTTTGCCCAGTTGTGGTTGGAGGTTGCTGCCCAAATCTTCTACTCATCTTGTATTAGTATCACTtgacaatgtcagctactttcagcatacattcttgttacaaactccccgtcacttGAGGGTTTGCTACACCGGGCCgtttccaaagccacaacgtagctacaagcttctgtcacagcttcactggttttcccatttttgtaaacattatcTGCTGTGCAGCTTAGCCTTGTTGGTGTTAATGGAGCTTATTGTTGCGCTCCTTGCCGCtaaatttgtcatagtttttatgatttgtaacatagtgacgatttatattgaattctttgagcattgcatttacctgcttgcaaataagGCACGGGACTTTATCCAGCCCTTGAGGTACcacaaagtaagcatttgtccacttttctcctcgccaacacaaagtttttcctcaaaggaacctgctctgtctctcttttattgagggccacaaaaaatcttcccgAGGGCCGCCAGTGGCTCCCCGGGCCACACCTTGAGAACCCCTGCTTTAAGTCAAAATCCGATGCTTGATGATTCTTGTTGCTGATTGCTGTAATGTGGAATGTCTTATCTGATCTGTTCACATTAGTGCACTCTGGAGAACAGCACAGTGTGGATGTAGAACTGCATGAATGAATGTGAGTCGGCAGTGGCTGCAGTCACAGCACCCTTCATTCTCCCACGCAGAGATGAGGCAGGACATTTACAGTTACGCTAATGTTTACTGTCAACACTGGCTGGAAAGACCAACTCCAGCAGTAAAGGAAGACAAACAACAAATTAGGCTAGAAAGGAAAGGGGCGGAGCGCCGCTTACCTTGACAGGTGACCTCACGTGTGCGGACAAGGTCACTTTTATTGCCAACGAGGATTATGGGAGTGTGGGGTTGGGTCTCTCTCAGGAGGAGACGGAGTTGAGCGGTTCGGTGGAAACTGCGCCTGTCAGTCACCGAAAACACCAGGACACATACCTCACACTGCAGGGCTGACAGGTCCTGACAAATGAGCAGACGCAGAAAGTCAGAGCAGGAGGAATTATGGCAGGAAGAAGCCTCCTGCACAGCAGCAAAATATGCAAACACATGCagttctctcttcttttttttagcagaaatcCTTCAAGGTTGGAGCCTAATAATGTGAGAATCCTCTGGAAAAAGACATCCTGTCACTTTAATCCCCAATTACCCACTGAGAAACCTCAGAATACTATCAGAGAACCTGCTAAGGAAGAGTCAAGAATGTGGATATTCtggtaaataaaacaacactatTTTGGATTTTGTTCCTTGTGACAAACCCTCCCCACACAGCAGACTAAGACTAAAAATAACCGAAACGTAAAAATCCTTCACAGTTCTGTGTCTCTTCGGCATGTGCTGCCATGGTTCATTGACTTGTAATTTCATTCTGATTATATTCATTATTGATCACACCAGGAGCAAGCTTCTCACCGTAATGACCAACAGTGCTGGAATTACACAACAGAACTCATTGCAGAGCCAAGGAAGCGTCAAAAACAGCACGGACAAAGAGTCTCAttcaggaaaaaacacaaacatgagaCATGAGGCGCCGCATACCCACTTCAGTCAGAAACAGTAATGCCCGCCCACTCGGTGGGCGGCTTCAGTCACCTCTCGGTTTCTCTTCGGGGAATACTGGGAAAACTAGAAAACAGCCTGAGAGGGAGCTTTCCATGCAGATGTGGCCGATTTGTATACGGGCTTCAGAAAAACAAGATGAGCAGTTTGTGTCCCAAAGGACCCATTATGCTGTAACTGTTATTACAGACACTCTCCAGACCTGACCCAGGATTCTGCTACAGCAGAAACTATACGTCTTTCTCAAAAACTGGGCCACGTTTTGGTCAAAGATATTCATTTCACTTGACAAACGACTTCACTTGTAACGATGACTCctgctttaaaaatgtactcagaatgcagaaaataaatactaaattaatacttataaaaaaatactacaGTAAAAGCTTTTTTGAGCAAATTTCTTAACGCAAACCTGAGCTGACAGACAGAAGAGAAACCTCCTATTCACCAGAAAACCACTCTGTCCTTCGCATTTGAGGGTTGAACCAGCAAACACCAATTCAGTTGAAGTACAACTGCCAAACATGGATCTTTGTTTGACGTATCAACAAGTGGACAGCAATGACAAACATTCATCTCACCGAATGTAGTTTTCAGATACTTTTATGAATAATATTTCAggtttaaataaagtattttttgccGGTTCTGTTTCAAATCTGACCTTATTCCAcaatgcagaacaaaacaatctTCTTCTTTTCAATGTTTGAGTGAATTTGATGAAGTGATAAAGCTATGCTTTGAGTAAATGCTGTTAACGTCTCTAAAAATCTAGAATTTGAACACAGGGATCTTAAAACCTTAACTTCAAAGCCTTATTTCTGCCGCCTGCATGACTCATTCCATTCAGCCCAGTCTGGAGACAGAAACTGGGTTATGCTGTTAATCAAATCTAGTGACAAGAAACAGAGGAAGGAGGAAGAAACAAACCCAAAAGCTAACAAACCTAAGAAACCATTAAACTACAATGCAGATAAGGTTGAACATCAAACAAACTCCACATAAAATACTGTTCAGGTCTGAGGTTTTTCATGATCCTGGCAATGTGgagatcattttaattttagctgtcatgaattttttttcatctcttcagTCATCTTTTAAGTCCAGCACCGTCTTCTCCAAGTCACCATGTTGGAGTTTCCGCTGACTCAGCTGTTTGTATTTCCGGTAATCACCCTTCCGTATATTCAAGAGCACAGTTTTTCCCCCACATCCAAGTCCTTGCTTTTCTTCATCCCTTTTAGCATCTTTTGCTTCACGTTTCCCATTTCTCCTGTTAAgttcatattttacttttttgctttttgaaattgTCTAATTAAATCAGCGGCTGGATGACTTAGCTGGCTGCATCTAGGATTGGCGCATGGGTAACCAGGGTTCAGTCTCCAGGGAGCGccatgagcttcatccagtgtgggtcatTGGGCAAAAGACCTTtcatgctactgcctaactatgagCCATGTGCTGCCCCGGCTCTGGGTTTCCCTGGGCCTGGATAAAAccgggttgtgtcaggaagtaAACATTTCTGCCAAAACCAAGTGTGCGGATCGGTGAAAGCTGGTCTGTTGTGGCGACGTGCTGAAAGGTTTGtaattaaacagattttttgatgCTAGCCTCTTTACTCGGATCCTTCTTCAAACTCCATTCCCGATGAGTTTTTCCTGCACCTGGAAGAAGAACTTAATGTAATTCACTTTAGTCCTGATTTTATGAATTCATATCAAATTTCTCCTTCCTTGGCTTCATATCAAATTTAGTTCACTTTTCATATATTCattgtacattttgttttaacatttgttaattatattttgaaGAATTTTGGAACCTCtaagttgatttatttattttttaattactacaTGTTATGGCTTTCCTTTAGTGACAAGGAGAGTATATTTATTTACACATCATCTTGATTATATAGAATAATGAATGTTATTCCTGTGTTTTCTCTACACTCTGAGCTACAAATCCAGGAGTTGTCACGATTCATGTGGCCATtctgtgaatgaatgaacgCTGTCCTTGACAGCTCGCTAAActctttaaataaaaccaaaccagGTCAAGTGGGACAAATCCATACTGAAAAGGAACACTTTGAGCTTGATTTTGTTCATGCAATAGCTCAGTCAATAAGAAGAAAAGCATCTACCAGAGCTGACGAGTCAAGGCCGCAGAGCAAACTGTGTGCAGCGGCAGAGGAGGAGCTGTGAAGGAAAGCGCGGGGAGGTGTTGTTCAGCTCACCTGTCTCCAGTTGTCATAGATAATGATGGTGCTCTCCTCATCATCCACTGTGACTGTGCGCACATAACCCTCCCCTGGGACAAGGACAGGAACGGTTAGGTCTCTGATGAGAGCTTTTGCTTATTTACTACCTGCTGCTGGCACAGTAATGACAAAGCAAAGGCTGCCTTCCTGCTGCATTGACCCtgtcaaaacacaaaactgtgtACCCTCAGAATCAACAGAAGCAGTTCGGTCCAGGTCACCGGCGAGGGCGATGGCCAGAGAAGACTTCCCCACGCCATTCTGCCCCAGCAAGGCAATCCTTAGCGGCCCATCAGGCCGGCCCTCCAGAGCCACAGTTGGAATGTCATCCAAGGCAGAGTTGAAGCTGTTTGGAGAAGCTGAGGGTCCAGCTGCACCTGAGGTCCATTCTACATCCTCGTGGACGGCTTCTTCTCGCCGGAGCTGGTGCTTCAGCGGCAGAGGAGTGCTTCCTCTGCGGACGGTCGGGGTGCTGGACAGAGTCATACTGTCACACTGGTAGGAGAGACGCAATTGAACAAATGATCAATCTGAAACCTTTTTTGAATTTGAAGACTTGTTGGCCACCTtccatttttgctttgcttaCATATGACATATAAAACATCTCC comes from Oryzias latipes chromosome 4, ASM223467v1 and encodes:
- the LOC101155178 gene encoding GTP-binding protein REM 2, with amino-acid sequence MPTDVPEHRLSAEETAHKCDSMTLSSTPTVRRGSTPLPLKHQLRREEAVHEDVEWTSGAAGPSASPNSFNSALDDIPTVALEGRPDGPLRIALLGQNGVGKSSLAIALAGDLDRTASVDSEGEGYVRTVTVDDEESTIIIYDNWRQDLSALQCEVCVLVFSVTDRRSFHRTAQLRLLLRETQPHTPIILVGNKSDLVRTREVTCQEAMSSAALFNGLYVEISASLDHRTLELLECAVRLARGQSPWPPGASAEDMSGGQRESITSRAKRFLSNLMPRYPREREVGKFLRQKSRSCHDLGAL